DNA sequence from the Flavobacteriales bacterium genome:
CAGGCATTTGGAAACGCGAATCCAACAGAGGCGTGGAGCTCGACAGCAAAACGGTCGGAATCATCGGCTTTGGGTTTATGGGAAGTTGGTTTGCGCGGAAACTTAGGAGTTTCGATATCAAAGTTCTAGCTCACGATAAGTATAAATCCGAATTCTTAATTCTTAATTCTGAGTTCTTAATGGAAGGCAATGACTATTCCATTGAAGAGGCTTCATTGGAGACGGTTCAACAGAATGCAGATGTGATCAGTTTGCATTTACCGGAGACGGAGGAGACCTATCACTATATCGACGACGCCTTTATTGAAGCGTGCGTGAAGCCGTTTTACCTCATCAATACCGCGCGTGGGAAGAATGTGGATACAGCAGCACTCATTCGCGGGCTCGACAGCGGAAAGGTCTTGGGCGCTTGCCTCGATGTGTTGGAATACGAAAAAGCCAGTTTCAGCAACTTATTCGATCGCGATGAACTGCCCGAACCCCTTCAAAAACTCCTTGCAGACGAACGGGTGATCTTAAGCCCCCACGTTGCGGGTTGGACCCATGAGTCGAACCGCAAACTTGCGGAAACGATTGTGAGGAAGGTGGGGGAGCTGCACGCTTCCGAGTAGTAAATCAGGTTCTGTGAATCAGGTTTCGCCGAAGCCGAAATCAGGTCGCGCTGCGCGCGATGAGTTTTTTATGGGCTGATTGGTTGAAGGTGGGCTTTGCAACGG
Encoded proteins:
- a CDS encoding hydroxyacid dehydrogenase; amino-acid sequence: MLGKVLLVDKNDDALAGGLTTLGYQCIEAYDWSYEQVQQHLGEYEGMVIRSRIKVDKALLEAGTQLKWIGRVGAGMENIDVVFAESKGIACLNAPEGNRNAVAEQALGMLLSLFNNLRRADAEVRSGIWKRESNRGVELDSKTVGIIGFGFMGSWFARKLRSFDIKVLAHDKYKSEFLILNSEFLMEGNDYSIEEASLETVQQNADVISLHLPETEETYHYIDDAFIEACVKPFYLINTARGKNVDTAALIRGLDSGKVLGACLDVLEYEKASFSNLFDRDELPEPLQKLLADERVILSPHVAGWTHESNRKLAETIVRKVGELHASE